The following are encoded in a window of Massilia sp. R2A-15 genomic DNA:
- a CDS encoding prepilin peptidase, which translates to MNPLIPSAISAIGPIVLCLLVIAAAWIDCNTFRIPNRLVGWGLASGLVLNMALPAGDGFFGVSPGALGIWQALGGAGVGLGLLFPLYLTCSMGAGDVKLMSMIGAFLGPSATLTIILLSFILGGTLSIVIAARNGKLRLMVTNIYEMLLGMIIYIPMAGTSRVQQPRQSAGRMPYALVIAGGLFLYLLSTPLGEALFV; encoded by the coding sequence ATGAACCCTTTAATCCCTTCCGCTATTTCGGCCATCGGTCCCATAGTTCTTTGTCTGCTGGTGATCGCTGCGGCATGGATAGACTGCAATACCTTCCGAATTCCGAACCGGCTCGTGGGATGGGGCCTGGCGAGTGGACTGGTCTTGAATATGGCACTACCAGCGGGCGACGGGTTTTTCGGCGTGAGTCCAGGCGCCTTGGGAATATGGCAGGCGCTGGGCGGTGCGGGAGTGGGATTAGGACTGCTATTTCCTTTGTACCTGACCTGCTCGATGGGAGCGGGCGACGTAAAACTGATGTCGATGATAGGCGCATTCCTCGGCCCAAGTGCAACGCTGACGATCATCCTCTTGTCTTTTATCCTCGGCGGCACATTATCGATCGTCATCGCGGCGAGGAATGGAAAGCTGCGCCTGATGGTCACGAATATTTACGAAATGCTGCTTGGAATGATTATCTATATCCCGATGGCCGGCACTTCCCGTGTGCAGCAGCCGCGCCAGTCGGCCGGAAGAATGCCGTACGCGCTAGTGATTGCGGGCGGCCTGTTTCTTTATTTACTCAGTACCCCGCTTGGCGAAGCACTCTTTGTCTAA
- a CDS encoding CpaF family protein: protein MSLRDQVRSIEIAPRIFGASTAHDQDDEELAFGALKGRIHSALLERIDLKAMAALEQPQFRAELKRLIDELLSTEDIVINDQERRNLVRDIEHEMRGLGPLELLMADTTVSDILVNTSSKVYVERFGKLEATDVCFRNDAHLMTIIDKIVSQVGRRIDESSPMVDARLPDGSRVNVIIPPLAIDGPVMSIRRFAGKPLRMTDLIRHRSVVPPIAQFLEGLVRAKVNMIISGGTGSGKTTLLNVLSSYIGVRERVVTIEDAAELQLQQPHVVRLESRPPNIEGNGEVSQRALVRNALRMRPDRIILGEVRGAEAIDMLQAMNTGHEGSLATIHANTPNDALTRLENMVALGGMHMNTGVARHQISAAISVIIQVTRLADGQRKVVSVQEITGMEGDVIARQEIFAFRQTGVNSAGIVQGQFCATGVRPQLVERLRVHGIELPTNLFDPLQRHDAEA, encoded by the coding sequence ATGTCATTACGGGACCAGGTACGCAGCATCGAAATCGCACCGCGCATTTTTGGCGCGTCGACAGCGCACGACCAGGACGACGAGGAGCTCGCGTTCGGCGCGCTGAAGGGCCGGATTCACAGCGCGTTGCTCGAGCGCATCGACCTGAAAGCGATGGCAGCGTTGGAGCAGCCGCAGTTCAGGGCCGAACTCAAACGCCTGATCGACGAACTTCTGAGTACCGAAGACATCGTTATCAACGATCAGGAGCGCAGAAACCTGGTACGCGATATCGAGCATGAGATGCGCGGCCTTGGGCCGCTCGAACTGCTGATGGCCGATACCACCGTGTCGGACATCCTCGTCAATACCAGCAGCAAGGTGTATGTCGAGCGCTTTGGCAAGCTGGAAGCGACCGATGTGTGTTTTCGCAACGACGCCCACCTGATGACGATCATCGACAAGATCGTGTCTCAGGTGGGGCGGCGCATCGACGAGTCGAGCCCGATGGTCGATGCGCGTCTGCCGGATGGATCGCGGGTCAACGTCATCATTCCGCCGCTTGCGATCGACGGGCCGGTGATGTCGATCCGGCGCTTCGCCGGCAAGCCGCTGCGGATGACGGACCTGATCCGCCATCGCAGTGTGGTGCCGCCTATCGCCCAGTTCCTGGAAGGACTGGTGCGCGCCAAAGTGAACATGATCATTTCGGGCGGGACCGGCAGCGGCAAGACGACCTTGCTGAATGTGCTGTCGAGCTACATAGGCGTACGCGAACGGGTCGTCACGATCGAAGACGCCGCCGAACTGCAGTTGCAGCAGCCGCACGTGGTCCGGCTCGAATCGCGCCCGCCCAACATTGAGGGCAATGGTGAAGTATCGCAGCGCGCGTTGGTGCGCAACGCCCTGCGTATGCGGCCGGATCGCATCATCCTGGGCGAAGTGCGCGGCGCCGAGGCGATCGACATGCTGCAGGCGATGAATACCGGCCATGAAGGGTCGCTGGCGACGATCCACGCGAACACGCCCAACGACGCACTGACGCGTCTGGAAAACATGGTTGCGCTGGGCGGCATGCATATGAACACAGGCGTGGCGCGCCACCAAATCAGCGCGGCCATCAGCGTCATCATCCAGGTGACGCGGCTGGCCGACGGCCAGCGCAAGGTCGTCAGCGTGCAGGAAATTACCGGGATGGAGGGCGATGTCATCGCCCGCCAGGAAATCTTCGCCTTTCGCCAGACCGGCGTCAACAGCGCCGGCATCGTCCAAGGCCAGTTTTGCGCCACGGGGGTGCGGCCGCAACTGGTCGAACGCCTGCGCGTACATGGCATTGAACTGCCAACGAACTTGTTCGACCCGCTGCAACGCCATGACGCCGAAGCGTGA
- a CDS encoding AAA family ATPase gives MKNSPASSIAPTLASPAAADSLRVTIISTQPAQAGKIFMTLQAFMDSKMIEQIHCPITEFKHFDESRLPDVLLVDCECDGAGDLEPIERIGRVYPNLAFILICEHQSPAFLLHAMRAGVREVLSAPVDPALLEASLERIRHTMGLAPTRKGKVCAVVSCKGGSGATFLVANLAQAVAAGGDRKVALLDLNLQFGDALLFLSSHNPTTTLADVARNIHRLDPALLASSMVRVEPNLNVLAAPEDPAQGNDIRLEHIDALIKMARQQYDFVLLDVGSNLDAHTIRALDQADTIFVVLQETLPYLRDGQRLLAAFGALGYAASKTELVVNRHVKGGEIELATIEMTLGAKVAFTIPNHEASVAASINHGTPVARVAPGGPVTKAIVAWANDLAGAPKPAASGWIPRLFKSA, from the coding sequence ATGAAAAATTCGCCCGCCTCTTCTATCGCCCCGACGCTGGCCAGCCCGGCCGCCGCGGATTCCCTGCGTGTCACCATCATTTCTACACAGCCAGCCCAGGCAGGAAAAATCTTCATGACGTTGCAGGCCTTTATGGACAGCAAGATGATCGAGCAGATCCATTGCCCGATCACGGAGTTCAAGCATTTCGACGAATCGCGCCTGCCGGACGTACTTCTGGTCGACTGCGAGTGCGACGGCGCCGGCGATCTGGAACCGATCGAGCGGATCGGCCGTGTCTACCCGAACCTGGCCTTTATCCTCATCTGCGAGCACCAGTCTCCCGCCTTCCTGCTGCACGCCATGCGTGCCGGCGTTCGCGAAGTGCTGAGCGCACCTGTCGATCCCGCATTGCTGGAGGCGTCGCTCGAGCGGATTCGTCATACCATGGGCTTGGCGCCTACCCGCAAGGGCAAGGTCTGCGCGGTCGTTTCGTGCAAGGGCGGCAGCGGAGCTACTTTCCTGGTCGCCAATCTGGCGCAAGCGGTCGCTGCCGGCGGCGACCGCAAAGTCGCGCTGCTGGATTTGAACCTGCAGTTCGGCGACGCATTACTGTTCCTGTCGAGCCATAACCCAACGACGACCCTGGCCGACGTGGCGCGCAACATCCACCGGCTGGACCCTGCCCTGCTCGCATCAAGCATGGTCCGGGTCGAGCCAAACCTGAACGTGCTGGCCGCACCGGAAGATCCGGCGCAGGGCAACGATATCAGGCTCGAGCACATCGACGCCTTGATCAAGATGGCGCGTCAGCAATACGACTTCGTGCTGCTGGACGTGGGCAGCAACCTCGATGCCCATACCATCCGGGCGCTCGATCAGGCCGACACCATTTTTGTCGTGCTGCAGGAGACCTTGCCGTATTTACGCGACGGCCAGCGCCTGCTCGCGGCCTTCGGCGCGCTTGGCTACGCCGCCAGCAAGACGGAGCTCGTGGTCAACCGGCATGTCAAGGGCGGGGAGATCGAGCTGGCGACCATCGAAATGACCCTGGGCGCCAAGGTAGCGTTCACCATTCCCAACCACGAAGCCTCGGTTGCCGCCTCGATCAACCATGGCACGCCGGTCGCACGGGTTGCGCCAGGCGGTCCGGTGACCAAGGCGATAGTGGCGTGGGCAAACGATCTTGCCGGCGCACCGAAACCAGCAGCGTCGGGCTGGATTCCGCGCTTGTTCAAAAGCGCTTGA
- a CDS encoding TadE/TadG family type IV pilus assembly protein gives MFLPISPFARQRRRMRGAVAVGFALVAPILFLLLFGIIDLALMFWVDLTMQYAVREGARYSVTGQSDLDPAASAQQRYLAVIEKIRRSSMGMYDQLNPQITVTNYGNDGSNARTVNYDPAAPSPAIFGGPGDIVVLQLNNCAWTRLTVLAPLFKDGKYTFNVAATMRNEAFP, from the coding sequence ATGTTCCTTCCAATCTCCCCCTTTGCCAGGCAACGCCGTCGAATGCGTGGCGCGGTGGCCGTTGGGTTTGCACTCGTCGCGCCCATCCTGTTCCTGCTGCTGTTCGGCATCATCGATCTGGCGTTGATGTTTTGGGTCGACCTCACGATGCAGTACGCGGTGCGCGAAGGCGCCCGTTATTCGGTGACCGGGCAAAGCGACCTGGATCCGGCCGCATCCGCCCAGCAACGCTACCTTGCCGTCATCGAAAAAATCAGGCGAAGCTCAATGGGCATGTACGACCAGCTCAATCCGCAGATTACCGTGACCAATTATGGCAATGACGGCAGCAATGCACGCACCGTGAACTACGATCCGGCCGCACCGTCGCCGGCGATCTTCGGCGGCCCGGGCGATATCGTCGTGCTGCAACTGAACAATTGCGCGTGGACCAGGCTGACTGTGCTGGCACCGTTGTTCAAGGATGGGAAATACACCTTCAATGTCGCCGCGACGATGCGCAATGAGGCGTTCCCATGA
- a CDS encoding pilus assembly protein — protein sequence MLTRPHLAWSICAAVAGILATGCTTMTPNLDRQFGSNVNLLKAQQVIDPAAPARATPVSVDGETAHEAVNRYYKSYKAPTPPPGAFTINAVGKGS from the coding sequence ATGCTCACCCGCCCCCACCTTGCATGGTCCATCTGCGCCGCCGTCGCCGGCATCCTGGCAACCGGCTGCACCACGATGACACCGAACCTCGACCGACAGTTTGGCAGCAACGTCAATCTGCTCAAGGCACAGCAAGTGATCGATCCGGCGGCGCCGGCTCGCGCCACGCCGGTCAGCGTCGACGGTGAAACGGCCCACGAAGCGGTCAACCGGTATTACAAATCGTACAAGGCGCCCACTCCGCCGCCGGGTGCGTTCACCATCAACGCAGTTGGCAAAGGCTCCTGA
- a CDS encoding type II secretion system F family protein yields MDILYFLIIAAVFVAVVLLTRALWLLWVNAKGPGRVSLRQRIGAIADVGGAKQQVTLQQRRLSKMAWLELLMTRVPHIARLDRLLAQSATPLNAAQFIGASMVAGLTAGALALWLRLPVWGALLCALAGLGFPLWRALARHSKRMALIEQQLPGALDLISRALRAGHALPPAIEMVANELAPPLSHEFRIVFDEVSYGISMSEALKNLSQRVPSTDLGFFVVAVLIQRESGGNLTVILQNIATIVRDRLRLFGQVKVLSAEGRLSAWILGVLPFGLAAVLNLVNPGFMTLLWVDPVGEQMLKGMVVLMAAGVFWIRKIVRIKV; encoded by the coding sequence GTGGATATCCTGTATTTCTTGATTATCGCGGCAGTGTTCGTCGCAGTAGTGCTGCTGACCAGGGCACTTTGGCTCCTTTGGGTGAATGCTAAGGGACCGGGCCGCGTGAGTCTGCGCCAGCGCATCGGTGCGATTGCCGACGTGGGCGGGGCGAAGCAGCAGGTCACCCTGCAGCAGCGGCGCCTGAGCAAAATGGCCTGGTTGGAACTCCTGATGACGCGCGTCCCGCACATCGCGCGTCTGGACCGTCTGCTTGCGCAATCGGCCACGCCGCTGAACGCCGCGCAATTTATTGGCGCGTCGATGGTCGCCGGATTGACGGCGGGAGCGCTCGCCCTGTGGCTGAGACTGCCGGTCTGGGGTGCGCTGCTGTGCGCGTTGGCAGGGCTCGGCTTTCCTCTGTGGAGAGCACTGGCGCGCCACAGCAAGCGCATGGCGCTCATCGAGCAGCAATTGCCTGGCGCGCTCGATCTGATCAGCCGCGCGCTGCGCGCCGGACACGCCTTGCCGCCGGCAATCGAAATGGTGGCCAACGAACTGGCGCCGCCGTTGTCGCACGAATTTCGGATCGTCTTTGACGAAGTCAGCTATGGCATCTCGATGTCCGAGGCGCTGAAGAACCTGTCGCAGCGCGTTCCCAGCACCGATCTCGGCTTTTTCGTGGTCGCCGTGCTGATCCAGCGCGAATCGGGCGGCAACCTGACCGTGATCCTGCAGAACATCGCCACGATCGTGCGCGATCGACTGCGCCTGTTCGGACAGGTCAAAGTACTGTCGGCCGAGGGACGCTTGTCCGCCTGGATCCTCGGCGTGCTGCCGTTCGGCCTCGCCGCCGTCCTTAACCTGGTCAATCCTGGCTTCATGACGCTGCTCTGGGTCGATCCGGTCGGCGAGCAGATGCTCAAGGGCATGGTAGTGCTAATGGCAGCAGGTGTGTTCTGGATTCGCAAGATCGTCCGCATCAAGGTGTAA
- a CDS encoding Flp family type IVb pilin, with translation MNRLKEFAQDDSGAAAVEYGMLVALIAAVIVGVVALLGTEIKTAFTTVQTALK, from the coding sequence ATGAATCGCTTGAAAGAGTTTGCACAGGATGACTCGGGCGCAGCAGCTGTTGAATATGGCATGCTCGTAGCACTGATCGCGGCAGTGATTGTCGGTGTCGTTGCACTTTTGGGAACGGAGATTAAAACTGCGTTCACGACCGTTCAGACGGCGCTTAAGTAA
- a CDS encoding type II secretion system F family protein — protein MAIFACSMLVLRAVAAGGARQRLGRFAEGRAAPAQRRAGRLAALAKLARPLVRLSIPDQGWEKTALPKQFLNAGLRNPHAPAMYFAAKTMLAIVAPSLLWLILLKAAPEMRGSAAIFCLLGAAAAGFYLPNIALARAGKAYQRKIFEQFPDSLDLLIVCLEAGLALDAAIGRVARELASSAPEVSDELHLVTLELRAGSSREKALRNLATRTGVDGIDTLVAMLIQAERFGTSTAESLRAYADELRTKRRQLAEETAAKVALKLLFPLIFCIFPALLLVLLGPAMIQIYRAFLPALPG, from the coding sequence TTGGCGATTTTCGCCTGCTCGATGCTGGTGCTGCGCGCGGTTGCCGCCGGCGGTGCGAGGCAGCGGCTGGGACGCTTCGCCGAAGGACGCGCAGCGCCCGCGCAACGTCGCGCCGGCCGGCTCGCTGCCTTGGCGAAACTGGCCCGGCCGCTCGTACGCCTGTCGATACCGGACCAGGGCTGGGAAAAGACGGCGTTGCCGAAGCAATTCCTGAATGCAGGACTGCGCAATCCGCATGCACCGGCGATGTACTTTGCGGCAAAGACCATGCTGGCCATTGTGGCGCCCTCCTTGCTGTGGCTGATCCTGTTGAAAGCGGCGCCCGAGATGCGCGGCAGCGCCGCAATTTTCTGTTTGCTCGGTGCGGCCGCTGCCGGATTCTATTTGCCCAACATCGCCCTTGCCCGCGCGGGGAAGGCGTACCAGCGCAAGATTTTCGAACAGTTCCCGGATTCGCTGGACCTGCTGATCGTGTGCCTTGAAGCGGGCCTGGCGCTGGACGCGGCGATCGGACGCGTGGCACGGGAACTGGCATCCAGCGCGCCCGAAGTGAGCGACGAATTGCATCTGGTAACGCTCGAACTGCGGGCTGGCAGCTCGCGCGAAAAGGCCCTGCGCAACCTTGCCACCCGCACCGGCGTGGACGGCATCGACACGCTGGTGGCTATGCTGATCCAGGCCGAACGATTCGGCACCAGCACCGCCGAATCTCTGCGCGCCTATGCCGACGAACTGCGCACCAAGCGGCGCCAGCTGGCCGAAGAAACGGCTGCGAAGGTCGCTTTGAAGCTGCTGTTCCCACTGATTTTCTGCATCTTCCCTGCTCTGTTGCTGGTCTTGCTGGGGCCGGCGATGATCCAGATCTACCGCGCGTTTCTGCCGGCCCTTCCAGGCTAG
- a CDS encoding type II and III secretion system protein family protein → MKNETLKAIAAIRLDRTIVAGSAATALLLAMSAQAAENTEPASVTPARISASAKPGAAGRTVSMPGCTGTLAVGQSVAVPMGKSMRIDLDALHLPAPAWLRAVGDPEVIKVDPMASPTPQHAFFLFGKQIGTTNLMFQNKEGRCAAVDVSVAIDSAPLQAKLAQLMPGEKDIQVGAAAETLVLSGTVKDALAVERALAIANVYMRKAGATAAGGGEHVVNLLSVSAPQQVMLEVKVAEISKTLVDQLGVNFSGVLNRGDWAASLVTSFLSNSAGTFSLTKQNSGKLIVDAERRDALVKILAEPNIMAISGQEGSFLAGGKIFIPVAQNSIGGTATITLEEKEFGIGLRFTPTVLDGGRINLKVAPEVSELSREGVGVTTPGAGLGGNAVLPFVTTRRVATTVQLADGQSFAIAGLIKNNVTQNIKAFPILGELPVLGALFRSSNFQTDKSELVFVITPRLVKPLAPNYSLPTDNFIEPSRGEFFIEGKMEGAPRARAPREPAKPLAASSPSTGFDTK, encoded by the coding sequence ATGAAGAACGAAACACTGAAAGCGATTGCGGCGATTCGGCTGGACCGAACCATCGTCGCAGGCAGCGCAGCGACAGCGCTGCTGCTGGCCATGAGTGCGCAGGCGGCGGAGAATACTGAGCCCGCCAGCGTGACGCCGGCACGGATCAGCGCGTCGGCAAAGCCTGGCGCGGCGGGGCGCACCGTGTCCATGCCAGGTTGTACCGGTACGCTGGCGGTCGGACAGAGTGTGGCGGTCCCCATGGGTAAATCCATGCGGATCGATCTCGACGCGCTGCACCTTCCGGCACCTGCCTGGCTGCGCGCCGTCGGCGACCCGGAAGTCATCAAGGTCGACCCGATGGCCTCGCCGACGCCGCAGCATGCATTTTTCCTGTTTGGAAAACAAATTGGCACGACCAACCTGATGTTCCAGAACAAGGAAGGTCGTTGCGCCGCGGTCGACGTGTCCGTTGCGATCGACAGCGCACCGTTGCAGGCCAAGCTGGCGCAGCTCATGCCCGGCGAGAAGGACATCCAGGTTGGCGCGGCGGCGGAAACGCTGGTGTTGAGCGGCACGGTCAAGGACGCGCTCGCGGTGGAACGGGCGCTCGCAATTGCCAACGTCTACATGCGCAAGGCCGGTGCAACTGCAGCGGGCGGCGGCGAGCACGTCGTCAACCTGCTGTCGGTCAGCGCGCCACAACAAGTCATGCTGGAGGTCAAAGTTGCGGAAATTTCAAAGACACTGGTCGATCAGCTCGGCGTGAATTTCTCGGGCGTGCTGAATCGCGGTGACTGGGCCGCCAGCCTGGTGACGAGTTTTCTCTCGAATAGCGCCGGCACATTCAGCCTGACGAAGCAGAACTCCGGCAAACTCATCGTCGATGCGGAACGCCGCGACGCGCTCGTCAAGATCCTGGCCGAACCCAACATTATGGCCATCAGCGGCCAGGAGGGCAGCTTCCTCGCCGGCGGCAAGATTTTCATTCCCGTTGCGCAGAATAGCATTGGCGGGACGGCCACGATTACCCTGGAAGAGAAGGAGTTCGGCATTGGCCTGCGCTTCACGCCAACCGTGCTGGACGGTGGCCGGATCAACCTGAAGGTTGCACCGGAGGTTTCCGAGCTGTCCCGCGAAGGGGTCGGCGTGACTACCCCGGGTGCCGGGTTGGGCGGAAATGCCGTGCTGCCCTTCGTGACGACGCGCCGTGTCGCCACTACCGTTCAGCTCGCCGACGGCCAGAGCTTTGCCATCGCTGGACTCATCAAGAACAACGTGACCCAGAACATCAAGGCCTTCCCGATCCTTGGCGAGCTCCCCGTCCTCGGTGCGCTTTTCCGCAGCAGCAATTTTCAGACCGATAAATCTGAACTCGTGTTCGTGATCACGCCACGCCTGGTCAAACCGCTCGCACCGAACTACTCGCTGCCGACCGACAATTTCATCGAGCCCTCGCGGGGCGAATTTTTCATTGAAGGAAAGATGGAAGGCGCACCGCGCGCCCGTGCGCCGCGCGAGCCGGCCAAACCGCTCGCGGCATCCAGTCCAAGCACCGGTTTCGATACCAAATAA
- the cpaB gene encoding Flp pilus assembly protein CpaB, with the protein MKNHKAFLMIGISVTLALLAVVLASRWISQQGNISTSKVMVAAVDINLGTRISPELIRSVDWPSGSVPKGSFSDAKALDTRVTRVSLLRGEPLVDAKLAQPGASGGLSAVVAEGKRAMTVRVNDVIGVAGFALPGNFVDILVSTQGEKSGTSDKDLNISKLVLERILVLAVAQEASQNETKPKVVSAVTLEVTPEQAEQLDLARSVGQLSLVLRNQIDLKPAQTAGATKQSLLYAQLPAAPAAPVKPVIQRVKLSHKAALITPRIVQDCQQVMTGAGTVTQCF; encoded by the coding sequence ATGAAAAACCACAAGGCATTCCTGATGATCGGCATCTCGGTCACGCTGGCACTGCTCGCCGTGGTCCTGGCGTCACGCTGGATCTCGCAGCAAGGCAATATCAGTACCAGCAAGGTCATGGTTGCCGCGGTCGACATCAACCTCGGTACCCGCATTAGCCCGGAATTGATCCGCAGCGTGGATTGGCCGTCGGGTAGCGTGCCGAAGGGAAGTTTCTCTGATGCGAAAGCACTCGATACGCGGGTAACCCGCGTCAGCCTGCTGCGCGGCGAGCCATTGGTGGACGCCAAGCTGGCCCAACCAGGCGCCAGCGGCGGCCTGTCCGCCGTTGTCGCCGAAGGCAAGCGGGCGATGACGGTGCGGGTCAACGACGTCATCGGCGTTGCCGGCTTCGCCCTGCCCGGAAATTTTGTCGATATCCTGGTCAGTACTCAAGGAGAAAAAAGCGGCACCTCGGACAAAGACCTGAACATCTCCAAGCTCGTGCTCGAACGCATCCTTGTTCTGGCGGTGGCACAGGAGGCCAGCCAGAACGAGACCAAACCGAAGGTGGTCAGCGCCGTCACGCTGGAAGTTACCCCCGAGCAAGCCGAACAGCTCGACCTTGCCCGCAGCGTCGGGCAGCTCTCGCTCGTCTTGCGCAACCAGATCGACCTGAAGCCCGCGCAGACTGCCGGTGCGACAAAGCAGAGCCTGCTTTACGCCCAGCTTCCGGCAGCGCCAGCGGCCCCCGTAAAACCGGTAATCCAGCGCGTCAAGCTGAGCCACAAGGCGGCGCTCATCACGCCGCGCATCGTCCAGGACTGCCAGCAAGTCATGACAGGCGCCGGCACCGTTACCCAATGTTTTTGA
- the accD gene encoding acetyl-CoA carboxylase, carboxyltransferase subunit beta, with amino-acid sequence MSWLEKLLPPRIQRSDAASRKTMPEGLWVKCPSCEAVLYRTDLESNLHVCPKCSHHMRIRARQRLDSLLDEGGRYDIGQETLPVDTLKFKDSKKYPDRLKAAMEATGETDALVVMGGAIMSLPVVVACFEFEFMGGSMGSVVGERFVRGAQIALEQKVPFICITATGGARMQEGLLSLMQMAKTTAMLTKLSEKKLPFISVLTDPTMGGVSASFAFMGDVVIAEPKALIGFAGPRVIENTVREKLPEGFQRAEFLVTKGAVDMIVDRRKMREEIARLLALLQDQAAEVIA; translated from the coding sequence ATGAGTTGGTTGGAAAAACTGCTGCCCCCCCGGATCCAGCGCTCGGACGCCGCTTCCCGCAAGACCATGCCGGAAGGGCTGTGGGTCAAATGCCCATCGTGCGAAGCCGTGCTGTACCGCACCGACCTGGAATCGAACCTGCACGTTTGCCCTAAATGCAGCCACCACATGCGCATCCGCGCCCGCCAGCGCCTCGACAGCCTGCTCGACGAAGGCGGCCGCTACGATATCGGCCAGGAAACCCTGCCGGTCGATACGCTCAAATTCAAGGATTCCAAGAAGTATCCTGACCGCCTGAAGGCGGCCATGGAAGCGACCGGCGAGACCGATGCGCTGGTCGTCATGGGCGGCGCCATCATGAGCCTGCCGGTCGTCGTGGCCTGCTTCGAGTTCGAATTCATGGGCGGCTCGATGGGCTCGGTCGTCGGCGAGCGCTTCGTGCGCGGCGCCCAGATCGCCCTCGAGCAAAAAGTGCCGTTCATCTGCATCACGGCCACCGGCGGCGCGCGCATGCAGGAAGGCCTGCTGTCGCTGATGCAAATGGCCAAGACCACCGCGATGCTGACCAAGCTGTCGGAGAAAAAGCTGCCGTTCATCAGCGTGCTGACCGACCCGACCATGGGCGGCGTGTCCGCGTCGTTCGCCTTCATGGGCGACGTCGTGATCGCCGAGCCGAAGGCGCTGATCGGCTTCGCCGGCCCGCGCGTGATCGAAAACACGGTCCGCGAAAAGCTGCCGGAAGGCTTCCAGCGCGCCGAGTTCCTGGTCACCAAGGGCGCCGTCGACATGATCGTCGACCGCCGCAAGATGCGCGAAGAAATCGCGCGCCTGCTGGCGCTGCTGCAGGACCAGGCCGCCGAAGTCATCGCGTAA